From the genome of Candidatus Hydrogenedentota bacterium:
TCCACTACAAAGAAGTTTCAGGACTTAATAATGACGAAGTGGAACTTGACTCAATTATCAAGAACACTTACGTCCCTTACTTCGCGCTTGTAACAACGAATGCAAACAAGCGTCATGTTGTCTACCAATACATCTCAACCCCACCCACTCCGAACTGGCTCTATTGCGCAACCAGCAGCGCAGTAAACTCGTGGAGCACGCACCAACCCGTGGCTAGCGGACCTTGGGGCTATGAGGCGATCTATGGCGAACCCATCGCTGCGGCTGCGAATCCTAATGCAAGCTCCGATGCTTTCGACGTTTTCTGCTGGGCGCCCGCAAGCTACGATCCGAATATCGCCACGGTCCTCCGTCATAGCAGTGGAACGAGCTACACAATAGACAATGTTATAACCGACACTTCCAGTGTGTTGTCGCGCCCAGGCTCTAAGAGTATCGGAGTCGATGGAGAAGGTGGAAATACCGTAAGCCTGTACACTTCACTACACGGAAGCGAGGTGGCAGTCAGTTACGAGGTCGAGTAGTCGTACTCTCTCTTCGCTCCGCACAAGCTGTGCCGCCTCCCAATTGGATGCGGCACAGCTTTTTTCTCAACCAAATATGTAGTATCCGACGCGATCCTTCCTTAGTGGTGACGCAACTTCTCGATTCGACAACTGGCCCGCCCATCCCCGCGTCGCGTATAATTCCGTCGCGGTTGCCCCATGCACCAGTAGTACCCAGTCTCGATCAGGAAGTACCCCCACCCATGAAGTCCACCCTTGATTGCCTCGAATGTATCGTTAAACAGTCTCTGCGCGCCGCCCGCATCGCCACCACCGACCCCGAAGTCCAACGACGAATTCTTGACGATACGGCGTCCCGCATTTTCGGGATGGATCTGGACGATTCTCCGGCCTGGCTCTCCATGCAGGCTTATGATCTGGCGTCGCAACATTCGGGGAAGCACGACCCCTACCGCGCGCTGAAGCGGGAGCAGAACGAGGCCGCTCTCGCCCTGGAAGATTCCATGCGCGCGCGGATATGCCAGAGCGCCGATCCGCTGGAGACGGCCCTCCATATCTCCGCGGCCGGCAATGTGATTGATCTGGGCATCCTCCACACCCATGAGATCGATATCGAGAAGGTGATTGAAGAAGTGCTGGATCAGAAGTTCGCCGTGGACCACACGGCGGCGCTGAAGGCCTCTCTTGCCGACTGCAAGGATCTGCTCTTTCTCCTCGACAACGCCGGCGAGGTCGTTTTCGACAAATTGCTGATCGAAGAGCTCCAGAAGCACACCACGGTGACGGCGGTGGTCAAGGGCGCGCCCATGATCAATGACGTGCTCATGGAGGATGCGGAGTTCGTGGGCCTGACGAAGATCTGCGACGTCATCGACAATGGCGGTGGGTTCATCGGCTCTCCCCTGCGCCACGTCCCGCGGCACTTCCTGGAGCGCATGGCCGCGGCCGATGTCATCATTGGCAAGGGCCAGGGCAACTACGAGACTATCGACGACTTCGACGGCAATGTGTTTCTGATTCTCCGGGCCAAGTGCGAGGTCGTTGCGGAGCACATGGGCGTGAAGTTGAATCAGGTGGGGCTGATCTCCACGCGACAACGCGCGGCGGGGAGCTGAGGGGCTACTGTCGGCGGTTGTGAACTCGAGCGCGGATTCGGGAGCGCGGGTTTTCTTACCCGCGTATTGTGCGACTTCGTCGCACGAAAGACACGGACTGGAAAGTCCGTGCTCCCGCTGAACGACACTATCACATGCAATCAGACATCCAGCGCCCACGGCGCACGGTAGTTCACCGCCTTGAGCAATCGGTCCGCTTCCTCGTCGCCCACGATGATTTCCTTCTCGGGATCCCAGTTCAGCTTGCGCCCGAGTTCCTGCGACACATAGGCGAGGTGGCCGGGCGTGATCGAGCGGTGGGCCACCTCCGCCGGGGCGATGCATTCCGTCCGCGTGCGGATGCCGTCGAGGAAATTGTCGTGGTGAGATTTCGAGGCGTAGGCCTTGATGGGACCGGGGTCGAAGTCTTCAGCGAGGAGGGCCGGGTTGGAGGCCTCCTGTTTTTCCGGGCTGGCCAGAATCCAGCCCTCGTCCCCGATCCACTTCGCGCCGTTCGCATACTTGTTGCCGATGCTGGTCGAGACGCCATTGGCATAGCGGAACTGGATGTCATAGTCCACGGGGGTGTTGTAGCCCTCGAAGGTCGCCCAGGTCCAATCGCCGGTGGCGTCTACTTCCACCGGGCCGATCCGCTCCGTGCCCATACCCCAGTGGGCGATGTCGTTGAAGTGGCCGATCCAGTCCATGATATTGCCGCCGCCATAGGCCCGGTGCCAGCGCCACCAGCGGTGATGGCGCGCGCGCATGTAGGGCAGCTTCTCCGAGGGGCCGCACCAGAGGTCGTAGTCCAGGCCCTCGGGTGGCTCGGTGATCGTCGGGTCGCCCTGGGCCGTGCTGGGACCCTGGGGCAGGCCCACTTCGACGCGGAGCAGCTTGCCGATGTGCCCGTTTTGCACCAGCTCGACACAGCGCCGAATGTTCGCATTGGAGCGGTGCTGCGAGCCGGTCTGGAAGATCGCCTTGCGCTTCGCCACTTCCTGATAGACCAATTGGCCCTCGCGGAAAAGGTGGGTCACCGGCTTTTCGCAATAGACATCCTTGCCATTGCTCAGGGCCTCCAGCGTGATGAGGGCGTGCCAGTGATCCGGCGTGGCGATGACCACCGCGTCGATGTCCGCCCGCGCGCAAAGCTCGCGATAATCGATGTACGTGTCGCAGCCCTTGTAAGCGCCGCTGCGCACTTGCTCCGCATAGAAATCCTCCACCACCGCCTTCGCCGCATCGCGCCCGCAGGGGCTGCGCTTCCCCCACTCCGCATCGCGGTAGTGGAGCGCATGGACGTCGCACGCGGCCACTACCTGGGACTGGGGCGATTGGAGAAAGCGCCCGATGTGCCCCATGCCCAGCCCGCCCAGACCGATGACGCCGACGGTGATGCGTTCGCTCGGGGGCGGTGTGGTATCGTCGCCCCGTGCGCGCGATGGGAGGATGAATGGCGCGGCGGCGGCCAGGGCGGATTTTGCGAAGGTGCGGCGGGACAATTTCATGGGGGAACTGCGGCTCCTCAGCGGCGGTATTGCCGCAGGGCGATACTATACGAATCAGTCGGACACTGAGGCAAGAAGGCAGACACGGGATTGCCGCACTATTCACGGCTGGTAGAGGAAGATTTTCCCACAGATCTACACAGATCCGCACAGAGAAGAGGTAGACGATCTCGAAGGGTC
Proteins encoded in this window:
- a CDS encoding DUF89 family protein, which gives rise to MKSTLDCLECIVKQSLRAARIATTDPEVQRRILDDTASRIFGMDLDDSPAWLSMQAYDLASQHSGKHDPYRALKREQNEAALALEDSMRARICQSADPLETALHISAAGNVIDLGILHTHEIDIEKVIEEVLDQKFAVDHTAALKASLADCKDLLFLLDNAGEVVFDKLLIEELQKHTTVTAVVKGAPMINDVLMEDAEFVGLTKICDVIDNGGGFIGSPLRHVPRHFLERMAAADVIIGKGQGNYETIDDFDGNVFLILRAKCEVVAEHMGVKLNQVGLISTRQRAAGS
- a CDS encoding Gfo/Idh/MocA family oxidoreductase, which encodes MKLSRRTFAKSALAAAAPFILPSRARGDDTTPPPSERITVGVIGLGGLGMGHIGRFLQSPQSQVVAACDVHALHYRDAEWGKRSPCGRDAAKAVVEDFYAEQVRSGAYKGCDTYIDYRELCARADIDAVVIATPDHWHALITLEALSNGKDVYCEKPVTHLFREGQLVYQEVAKRKAIFQTGSQHRSNANIRRCVELVQNGHIGKLLRVEVGLPQGPSTAQGDPTITEPPEGLDYDLWCGPSEKLPYMRARHHRWWRWHRAYGGGNIMDWIGHFNDIAHWGMGTERIGPVEVDATGDWTWATFEGYNTPVDYDIQFRYANGVSTSIGNKYANGAKWIGDEGWILASPEKQEASNPALLAEDFDPGPIKAYASKSHHDNFLDGIRTRTECIAPAEVAHRSITPGHLAYVSQELGRKLNWDPEKEIIVGDEEADRLLKAVNYRAPWALDV